One Apostichopus japonicus isolate 1M-3 chromosome 14, ASM3797524v1, whole genome shotgun sequence genomic window carries:
- the LOC139979476 gene encoding PAN2-PAN3 deadenylation complex subunit pan3-like isoform X1, giving the protein MYLLYITDHHQWVLLSTVMADPHMAPEHFFTAPFDSDSFGPPTSKLQTLMQRSQSVGTGLANYAPQPGQPPPDAHMYSMPSMDSSGMVANQVLPGSFAAMSIADTRNIDRQTPSSSGPFTSASPSMHTPRTAPTPVAYPPRAEILPSARNVRDANVLTPSVPEFVPRRVSVTVTTTAGKLATSESYLAGSLSAGASPKHSPGSSPILRRRDLASIPAPLDLASPSQQQQQQFKQPRLENIGGTTYFITDDQLVPGAHPAQDEVFPNYHVYPSVPPSVAYAKSKSDFPSFFASDDIKLDLIQRHLQALAHIDASKYPDLPSEVDNYTSLYPLEPAVKNPMDKTSTFGFTSACYKAVNKKDGKLYCLRRIHGFKVSNTQWMVLVDKWKKLQHSNIVSLREVFSTKAFGEHSIIFVHDYHAGAMTLMNRHFSGGAAGQAGQADGFHGSLAHFGKGPKGTFRSHHGGMNGPIMPSRLLPEGVIWTYVIQLSAALRTIHSSELACRVMDPTKILLKGKSRILVNCVGIFDVLTYDSNQSSPMTMIPHYQQEDLISLGKVILALACNSVQAIQRQHIQSSMELVAQHYSSDLKNLIIYLLTSQPRPRSVNDIMPLIGARFYTQLDSAQMYNDVLENELSKELHNGRLFRLVSKLGVINERPEFNGDVSWSETGDRYLLKLFRDYLFHQVTPEGAPWVDLAHIVQSLNKLDAGVDEKVCLASRDEQNVLIVTYTDLKRIFMSTFGEITQAAQLANEQMAGQG; this is encoded by the exons atgtatttactgtacatcaCTGACCATCATCAATGGGTACTTCTTTCCACAGTAATGGCGGACCCACACATGGCTCCAGAGCACTTCTTTACTGCTCCATTCGATAGTGACAGCTTTGGGCCTCCAACCAGCAAACTGCAGACTCTAATGCAG CGTTCGCAATCTGTGGGCACAGGCCTTGCGAATTATGCCCCTCAACCAGGTCAGCCTCCACCAGATgcccatatgtacagtatgccatCTATGGACTCATCAG GAATGGTTGCCAACCAAGTGTTACCAGGCAGCTTTGCTGCCATGAGCATAGCTGATACAAGGAACATT GATCGACAAACTCCAAGCAGCTCAGGCCCCTTCACCAGTGCTTCTCCGAGTATGCACACGCCTCGCACAGCACCAACTCCGGTGGCCTATCCACCACGTGCTGAGATCCTGCCGTCTGCTCGAAATGTTCGTGATGCCAACGTGCTCACGCCATCAGTGCCTGAATTTGTCCCGAGACGTGTCTCAGTTACTGTTACAACAACTGCTGGGAAGTTAGCTACCTCAGAGAGCTACTTAGCAG gctctctcTCAGCTGGGGCTTCTCCTAAGCATTCACCAGGGAGTTCCCCTATTCTTAGGAGGAGGGACCTGGCCAGCATCCCAGCACCTCTGGACCTGGCATCGCCCTCccagcagcagcagcaacagTTCAAACAGCCCAGATTAGAGAACATCGGAGGAACAACTTACTTCATAACTGATGACCAATTGGTTCCAGGGGCACACCCTGCTCAAGACGAG GTCTTCCCGAACTATCATGTCTACCCGTCAGTGCCGCCTAGCGTGGCCTATGCTAAATCCAAATCAGATTTTCCGTCCTTCTTTGCCTCTGATGACATTAAGTTGGACCTCATCCAGAGACACCTACAAGCCCTAGCTCACATTGATGCTAGCAAATATCCAG ATCTACCCAGTGAAGTTGACAACTACACCTCTCTGTACCCCTTAGAGCCTGCTGTCAAGAACCCTATGGATAAGACCAGTACTTTTGGCTTTACATCTGCATGTTACAAGGCTGTCAACAAAAAAGATGGCAAACTCTATTGCTTGAGGAGAATTCACG GATTCAAAGTGAGTAATACACAGTGGATGGTCCTTGTGGACAAGTGGAAGAAACTACAACATTCCAATATTGTATCACTCCGAGAAGTATTTTCAACAAAGGCCTTTGGTGAACATT CCATCATATTTGTACATGACTACCATGCTGGTGCAATGACCCTCATGAACAGACATTTCAGTGGTGGAGCTGCTGGACAAGCTGGACAAGCTGACGGTTTCCATGGTTCCTTGGCTCACTTTGGTAAAGGACCCAAAGGAACCTTCAGATCTCATCATGGAG GCATGAATGGCCCCATCATGCCCTCTCGTCTCCTCCCAGAGGGGGTCATCTGGACCTATGTCATCCAACTCAGTGCTGCCCTGAGGACCATTCACAGTTCTGAGCTTGCCTGCCGTGTCATGGATCCTACCAAGATACTCCTCAAAGGGAAGTCCAGAATCTTGGTCAACTGCGTGGGAATCTTTGACGTCTTGACCTACGACTCGAACCAGTCGAGCCCGATGACTATGATACCGCACTACCAG CAAGAGGATCTGATATCCCTTGGTAAGGTCATCCTAGCGCTTGCTTGTAATTCAGTACAGGCCATCCAAAGACAACATATTCAGTCATCCATGGAACTAGTGGCTCAACACTATTCATCAGACCTTAAGAATCTCATCAT ATATCTGCTGACCAGCCAGCCCCGTCCTAGGTCGGTCAATGACATCATGCCTTTGATCGGGGCCAGGTTCTACACCCAGTTAGACTCCGCGCAGATGTACAACGACGTACTGGAGAACGAACTATCCAAAGAATTGCACAACGGCCGACTCTTCAGACTAGTCTCCAAGCTAGGCGTCATAAATGAGCGGCCAGA ATTTAATGGAGATGTGTCTTGGTCTGAGACTGGAGATAGGTACCTTCTGAAGTTGTTCAGGGATTACCTCTTTCACCAAGTGACACCAGAGGGTGCACCATGGGTCGACCTTGCCCACATTGTACAATCTCTGAATAAG CTGGATGCCGGAGTGGACGAAAAGGTATGCCTGGCATCTCGCGACGAACAAAACGTACTGATTGTAACATACACAGACTTGAAGCGCATCTTTATGTCAACATTTGGTGAAATTACTCAAGCTGCCCAATTAGCCAACGAACAAATGGCCGGACAAGGCTGA
- the LOC139979920 gene encoding ATP-dependent (S)-NAD(P)H-hydrate dehydratase-like, whose protein sequence is MYSFANPKTLTALLHCIGLLVMRYLLAARLRILLTTDQKVCRITMSDFSTSGSTITNSSHGNELLAMIRNIVPPLTYDKHKGQDGRIAVIGGCKEYTGAPYFAAMSAYRVGCDLSHVFCTEGAAPVIKSYSPDLIVHPELDVSDPVAAIQKWLPRMHGIVIGPGLGRDDKILQTVKELIGLIKASNIPMVIDADGLFLLVQSPDIIQGYQSAILTPNIVEFKHLYRKMLGRDPDPSNAVANVQELSKALGNVTVCLKGMDDIISDGRNVIVCASKGSPRRCGGQGDILSGTMGVFNFWAHQASSQANQTNDYILSSFGPPSCAAYAACLLTKRSSHLAFAEHKRSMSTTDVLAKVPQAFSEQYETFKSGL, encoded by the exons ATGTATAGCTTTGCTAACCCCAAAACACTGACAGCTCTCCTACATTGTATTGGACTCTTAGTCATGCGATATTTATTAGCGGCACGGCTCAGGATATTGTTAACAACGGACCAAAAGGTTTGCAGAATAACAATGTCAG atttttcaaCTTCTGGTAGTACAATTACCAACAGTTCTCATGGAAATGAACTGTTGGCCATGATCAGAAATATAGTCCCTCCTCTGACATATGACAAGCACAAAGGACAAGATGGAAGGATTGCTGTGATAGGAGGATGTAAAGAATATACTGGAGCACCTTACTTTGCAGCAATGTCAGCTTACAGAGTg GGCTGTGACTTATCGCATGTATTCTGTACAGAGGGTGCAGCACCAGTTATTAAATCTTATAGTCCAGACTTGATCGTCCATCCAGAGCT GGATGTTTCAGACCCTGTGGCAGCCATACAGAAATGGTTACCAAGAatgcatggcattgttattGGACCAGGTCTAGGCAGAGATGACAAGATTTTACAAACAGTGAAG GAGCTGATAGGTTTAATCAAGGCTTCTAACATTCCTATGGTAATTGATGCG GATGGTCTCTTTTTGTTAGTGCAAAGTCCGGATATAATACAGGGATACCAGTCTGCAATTTTAACTCCAAATATTGTCGAATTCAAGCATCTTTATAGGAAAATG CTTGGGAGAGATCCTGATCCATCTAATGCCGTAGCCAACGTACAGGAACTCAGCAAAGCTTTAGGAAATGTCACAGTCTGTCTGAAAGGAATGGACGACATCATCTCTGATGGACGAAATG TGATTGTATGTGCTTCAAAAGGAAGTCCAAGGCGTTGTGGAGGGCAAGGTGACATTCTATCTGGAACCATGGGGGTATTCAACTTTTGGGCTCACCAAGCTTCTTCACAGGCCAATCAGACAAATGA TTACATTTTGTCCTCCTTTGGACCACCCTCGTGTGCTGCCTACGCTGCTTGCCTCTTGACCAAGAGAAGTTCTCATCTTGCCTTTGCAGAGCACAAGAGAAGCATGTCCACAACAGATGTCCTAGCTAAAGTACCACAAGCATTTTCTGAGCAGTATGAAACTTTCAAATCGGGACTGTGA
- the LOC139979476 gene encoding PAN2-PAN3 deadenylation complex subunit pan3-like isoform X3 translates to MADPHMAPEHFFTAPFDSDSFGPPTSKLQTLMQRSQSVGTGLANYAPQPGQPPPDAHMYSMPSMDSSGMVANQVLPGSFAAMSIADTRNIDRQTPSSSGPFTSASPSMHTPRTAPTPVAYPPRAEILPSARNVRDANVLTPSVPEFVPRRVSVTVTTTAGKLATSESYLAGSLSAGASPKHSPGSSPILRRRDLASIPAPLDLASPSQQQQQQFKQPRLENIGGTTYFITDDQLVPGAHPAQDEVFPNYHVYPSVPPSVAYAKSKSDFPSFFASDDIKLDLIQRHLQALAHIDASKYPDLPSEVDNYTSLYPLEPAVKNPMDKTSTFGFTSACYKAVNKKDGKLYCLRRIHGFKVSNTQWMVLVDKWKKLQHSNIVSLREVFSTKAFGEHSIIFVHDYHAGAMTLMNRHFSGGAAGQAGQADGFHGSLAHFGKGPKGTFRSHHGGMNGPIMPSRLLPEGVIWTYVIQLSAALRTIHSSELACRVMDPTKILLKGKSRILVNCVGIFDVLTYDSNQSSPMTMIPHYQQEDLISLGKVILALACNSVQAIQRQHIQSSMELVAQHYSSDLKNLIIYLLTSQPRPRSVNDIMPLIGARFYTQLDSAQMYNDVLENELSKELHNGRLFRLVSKLGVINERPEFNGDVSWSETGDRYLLKLFRDYLFHQVTPEGAPWVDLAHIVQSLNKLDAGVDEKVCLASRDEQNVLIVTYTDLKRIFMSTFGEITQAAQLANEQMAGQG, encoded by the exons ATGGCGGACCCACACATGGCTCCAGAGCACTTCTTTACTGCTCCATTCGATAGTGACAGCTTTGGGCCTCCAACCAGCAAACTGCAGACTCTAATGCAG CGTTCGCAATCTGTGGGCACAGGCCTTGCGAATTATGCCCCTCAACCAGGTCAGCCTCCACCAGATgcccatatgtacagtatgccatCTATGGACTCATCAG GAATGGTTGCCAACCAAGTGTTACCAGGCAGCTTTGCTGCCATGAGCATAGCTGATACAAGGAACATT GATCGACAAACTCCAAGCAGCTCAGGCCCCTTCACCAGTGCTTCTCCGAGTATGCACACGCCTCGCACAGCACCAACTCCGGTGGCCTATCCACCACGTGCTGAGATCCTGCCGTCTGCTCGAAATGTTCGTGATGCCAACGTGCTCACGCCATCAGTGCCTGAATTTGTCCCGAGACGTGTCTCAGTTACTGTTACAACAACTGCTGGGAAGTTAGCTACCTCAGAGAGCTACTTAGCAG gctctctcTCAGCTGGGGCTTCTCCTAAGCATTCACCAGGGAGTTCCCCTATTCTTAGGAGGAGGGACCTGGCCAGCATCCCAGCACCTCTGGACCTGGCATCGCCCTCccagcagcagcagcaacagTTCAAACAGCCCAGATTAGAGAACATCGGAGGAACAACTTACTTCATAACTGATGACCAATTGGTTCCAGGGGCACACCCTGCTCAAGACGAG GTCTTCCCGAACTATCATGTCTACCCGTCAGTGCCGCCTAGCGTGGCCTATGCTAAATCCAAATCAGATTTTCCGTCCTTCTTTGCCTCTGATGACATTAAGTTGGACCTCATCCAGAGACACCTACAAGCCCTAGCTCACATTGATGCTAGCAAATATCCAG ATCTACCCAGTGAAGTTGACAACTACACCTCTCTGTACCCCTTAGAGCCTGCTGTCAAGAACCCTATGGATAAGACCAGTACTTTTGGCTTTACATCTGCATGTTACAAGGCTGTCAACAAAAAAGATGGCAAACTCTATTGCTTGAGGAGAATTCACG GATTCAAAGTGAGTAATACACAGTGGATGGTCCTTGTGGACAAGTGGAAGAAACTACAACATTCCAATATTGTATCACTCCGAGAAGTATTTTCAACAAAGGCCTTTGGTGAACATT CCATCATATTTGTACATGACTACCATGCTGGTGCAATGACCCTCATGAACAGACATTTCAGTGGTGGAGCTGCTGGACAAGCTGGACAAGCTGACGGTTTCCATGGTTCCTTGGCTCACTTTGGTAAAGGACCCAAAGGAACCTTCAGATCTCATCATGGAG GCATGAATGGCCCCATCATGCCCTCTCGTCTCCTCCCAGAGGGGGTCATCTGGACCTATGTCATCCAACTCAGTGCTGCCCTGAGGACCATTCACAGTTCTGAGCTTGCCTGCCGTGTCATGGATCCTACCAAGATACTCCTCAAAGGGAAGTCCAGAATCTTGGTCAACTGCGTGGGAATCTTTGACGTCTTGACCTACGACTCGAACCAGTCGAGCCCGATGACTATGATACCGCACTACCAG CAAGAGGATCTGATATCCCTTGGTAAGGTCATCCTAGCGCTTGCTTGTAATTCAGTACAGGCCATCCAAAGACAACATATTCAGTCATCCATGGAACTAGTGGCTCAACACTATTCATCAGACCTTAAGAATCTCATCAT ATATCTGCTGACCAGCCAGCCCCGTCCTAGGTCGGTCAATGACATCATGCCTTTGATCGGGGCCAGGTTCTACACCCAGTTAGACTCCGCGCAGATGTACAACGACGTACTGGAGAACGAACTATCCAAAGAATTGCACAACGGCCGACTCTTCAGACTAGTCTCCAAGCTAGGCGTCATAAATGAGCGGCCAGA ATTTAATGGAGATGTGTCTTGGTCTGAGACTGGAGATAGGTACCTTCTGAAGTTGTTCAGGGATTACCTCTTTCACCAAGTGACACCAGAGGGTGCACCATGGGTCGACCTTGCCCACATTGTACAATCTCTGAATAAG CTGGATGCCGGAGTGGACGAAAAGGTATGCCTGGCATCTCGCGACGAACAAAACGTACTGATTGTAACATACACAGACTTGAAGCGCATCTTTATGTCAACATTTGGTGAAATTACTCAAGCTGCCCAATTAGCCAACGAACAAATGGCCGGACAAGGCTGA
- the LOC139979476 gene encoding PAN2-PAN3 deadenylation complex subunit pan3-like isoform X2, with the protein MFSQNIAAMDLMADPHMAPEHFFTAPFDSDSFGPPTSKLQTLMQRSQSVGTGLANYAPQPGQPPPDAHMYSMPSMDSSGMVANQVLPGSFAAMSIADTRNIDRQTPSSSGPFTSASPSMHTPRTAPTPVAYPPRAEILPSARNVRDANVLTPSVPEFVPRRVSVTVTTTAGKLATSESYLAGSLSAGASPKHSPGSSPILRRRDLASIPAPLDLASPSQQQQQQFKQPRLENIGGTTYFITDDQLVPGAHPAQDEVFPNYHVYPSVPPSVAYAKSKSDFPSFFASDDIKLDLIQRHLQALAHIDASKYPDLPSEVDNYTSLYPLEPAVKNPMDKTSTFGFTSACYKAVNKKDGKLYCLRRIHGFKVSNTQWMVLVDKWKKLQHSNIVSLREVFSTKAFGEHSIIFVHDYHAGAMTLMNRHFSGGAAGQAGQADGFHGSLAHFGKGPKGTFRSHHGGMNGPIMPSRLLPEGVIWTYVIQLSAALRTIHSSELACRVMDPTKILLKGKSRILVNCVGIFDVLTYDSNQSSPMTMIPHYQQEDLISLGKVILALACNSVQAIQRQHIQSSMELVAQHYSSDLKNLIIYLLTSQPRPRSVNDIMPLIGARFYTQLDSAQMYNDVLENELSKELHNGRLFRLVSKLGVINERPEFNGDVSWSETGDRYLLKLFRDYLFHQVTPEGAPWVDLAHIVQSLNKLDAGVDEKVCLASRDEQNVLIVTYTDLKRIFMSTFGEITQAAQLANEQMAGQG; encoded by the exons ATGTTCAGTCAAAATATTGCAGCCATGGATT TAATGGCGGACCCACACATGGCTCCAGAGCACTTCTTTACTGCTCCATTCGATAGTGACAGCTTTGGGCCTCCAACCAGCAAACTGCAGACTCTAATGCAG CGTTCGCAATCTGTGGGCACAGGCCTTGCGAATTATGCCCCTCAACCAGGTCAGCCTCCACCAGATgcccatatgtacagtatgccatCTATGGACTCATCAG GAATGGTTGCCAACCAAGTGTTACCAGGCAGCTTTGCTGCCATGAGCATAGCTGATACAAGGAACATT GATCGACAAACTCCAAGCAGCTCAGGCCCCTTCACCAGTGCTTCTCCGAGTATGCACACGCCTCGCACAGCACCAACTCCGGTGGCCTATCCACCACGTGCTGAGATCCTGCCGTCTGCTCGAAATGTTCGTGATGCCAACGTGCTCACGCCATCAGTGCCTGAATTTGTCCCGAGACGTGTCTCAGTTACTGTTACAACAACTGCTGGGAAGTTAGCTACCTCAGAGAGCTACTTAGCAG gctctctcTCAGCTGGGGCTTCTCCTAAGCATTCACCAGGGAGTTCCCCTATTCTTAGGAGGAGGGACCTGGCCAGCATCCCAGCACCTCTGGACCTGGCATCGCCCTCccagcagcagcagcaacagTTCAAACAGCCCAGATTAGAGAACATCGGAGGAACAACTTACTTCATAACTGATGACCAATTGGTTCCAGGGGCACACCCTGCTCAAGACGAG GTCTTCCCGAACTATCATGTCTACCCGTCAGTGCCGCCTAGCGTGGCCTATGCTAAATCCAAATCAGATTTTCCGTCCTTCTTTGCCTCTGATGACATTAAGTTGGACCTCATCCAGAGACACCTACAAGCCCTAGCTCACATTGATGCTAGCAAATATCCAG ATCTACCCAGTGAAGTTGACAACTACACCTCTCTGTACCCCTTAGAGCCTGCTGTCAAGAACCCTATGGATAAGACCAGTACTTTTGGCTTTACATCTGCATGTTACAAGGCTGTCAACAAAAAAGATGGCAAACTCTATTGCTTGAGGAGAATTCACG GATTCAAAGTGAGTAATACACAGTGGATGGTCCTTGTGGACAAGTGGAAGAAACTACAACATTCCAATATTGTATCACTCCGAGAAGTATTTTCAACAAAGGCCTTTGGTGAACATT CCATCATATTTGTACATGACTACCATGCTGGTGCAATGACCCTCATGAACAGACATTTCAGTGGTGGAGCTGCTGGACAAGCTGGACAAGCTGACGGTTTCCATGGTTCCTTGGCTCACTTTGGTAAAGGACCCAAAGGAACCTTCAGATCTCATCATGGAG GCATGAATGGCCCCATCATGCCCTCTCGTCTCCTCCCAGAGGGGGTCATCTGGACCTATGTCATCCAACTCAGTGCTGCCCTGAGGACCATTCACAGTTCTGAGCTTGCCTGCCGTGTCATGGATCCTACCAAGATACTCCTCAAAGGGAAGTCCAGAATCTTGGTCAACTGCGTGGGAATCTTTGACGTCTTGACCTACGACTCGAACCAGTCGAGCCCGATGACTATGATACCGCACTACCAG CAAGAGGATCTGATATCCCTTGGTAAGGTCATCCTAGCGCTTGCTTGTAATTCAGTACAGGCCATCCAAAGACAACATATTCAGTCATCCATGGAACTAGTGGCTCAACACTATTCATCAGACCTTAAGAATCTCATCAT ATATCTGCTGACCAGCCAGCCCCGTCCTAGGTCGGTCAATGACATCATGCCTTTGATCGGGGCCAGGTTCTACACCCAGTTAGACTCCGCGCAGATGTACAACGACGTACTGGAGAACGAACTATCCAAAGAATTGCACAACGGCCGACTCTTCAGACTAGTCTCCAAGCTAGGCGTCATAAATGAGCGGCCAGA ATTTAATGGAGATGTGTCTTGGTCTGAGACTGGAGATAGGTACCTTCTGAAGTTGTTCAGGGATTACCTCTTTCACCAAGTGACACCAGAGGGTGCACCATGGGTCGACCTTGCCCACATTGTACAATCTCTGAATAAG CTGGATGCCGGAGTGGACGAAAAGGTATGCCTGGCATCTCGCGACGAACAAAACGTACTGATTGTAACATACACAGACTTGAAGCGCATCTTTATGTCAACATTTGGTGAAATTACTCAAGCTGCCCAATTAGCCAACGAACAAATGGCCGGACAAGGCTGA